The genomic region GTGGGCAGTCTCCATGGGGAGAGTCATGCGGGGTTCCTCCCGGCCGTACTGGCGGATGCTGAATCGGTGGTGATCTGATGGGCGGTCTTGGGGATGAACGTCGTACACACCCCGTCGCCGTGGGCGATGGTGGCCAGACGCTGCACATGGGTCCCGAGCAGACGGGAGAAGACCTCGGTCTCCGCCTCGCAGAGCTGCGGGAACTGTTCGGCGACGTGGGCCACCGGGCAGTGGTGCTGGCAGAGCTGCTCACCGACCGGCGCGTTTCGCGCCGTAGCAGCGTACCCGTCGGCGGTCAACGCCTTGGCCAAGGCCTCGGCGCGGCTCTCGGGTGCGGCGGCCTCGATGGCTTCGCGGTACGTCTCGGCCTGCGTGGTGAGCCGGTCACGGGCGAAATCCATGACGGCCTCGTCGCCCGAGTGCCGGGCGATCCAGCGCAGGGCGTCCCCGGCGAGCTTGTCGTAGGACTGCTCGAAGGCGTCCCGGCCGCAGTCGGTGAGCGCGAAGACCTTGGCCGGACGGCCGCGGGTCCGCGCGCCGTACACCCGCTGCTCGCGGGGGACGATCACCTCGTCGGTGACCAGGGCGTCGAGATGGCGGCGGACGGCGGCGGGGGTGAGCCCGAGGCGC from Streptomyces sp. NBC_01267 harbors:
- a CDS encoding helix-turn-helix transcriptional regulator; protein product: MKYVGEAPQEELATGERSTRNRVARSILDHGPSTVTELAGRLGLTPAAVRRHLDALVTDEVIVPREQRVYGARTRGRPAKVFALTDCGRDAFEQSYDKLAGDALRWIARHSGDEAVMDFARDRLTTQAETYREAIEAAAPESRAEALAKALTADGYAATARNAPVGEQLCQHHCPVAHVAEQFPQLCEAETEVFSRLLGTHVQRLATIAHGDGVCTTFIPKTAHQITTDSASASTAGRNPA